A DNA window from Mastomys coucha isolate ucsf_1 unplaced genomic scaffold, UCSF_Mcou_1 pScaffold21, whole genome shotgun sequence contains the following coding sequences:
- the LOC116101776 gene encoding nectin-2-like, which produces MAQLAGASRSPVWPLSWLLLLFSYALREVGGDIAVQVISNSTSLLGGSTVLHCSLTSKENVTITQITWMKRNPDGSHPPVALFHPKKGPNIAEPDRVKFLAAKQDKDLRNASLAISNVSVEDEGTYECQIATFPRGSRSANVWLKVLARPSNTAEALEPSPTLTLQDVAKCISADGHPPGRIIWSSNVNGSHREMQEPGSQPGTTTVTSYYSMVPSRQADGKNITCSVEHESSREPDQLPLTLSLPYPPEVSISGYNDNWHVGLTNLVLTCDALSKPAPYSYDWNTTMGFLPTSTKRLGNRLLISTLDDLNNTVFVCKATNALGSGQSQQSILVTETPKNVQQNSSLSRGFIASIITVLSSVLLVIVVCTIVCKRKHGCPLQSRPIENNNIQYSSVNGISIQNMETNRTTELEDINWNPTHK; this is translated from the exons ATGGCCCAACTCGCCGGCGCCTCCCGCTCCCCGGTGTGGCCGTTgtcctggctgctgctgctgttctcctATGCGCTCCGGGAAGTGG GTGGGGATATTGCTGTGCAGGTGATCTCCAACTCAACCAGCCTCTTGGGAGGCTCTACCGTCTTGCACTGTAGTCTGACTTCTAAAGAGAATGTGACAATCACTCAAATAACCTGGATGAAGAGGAATCCAGACGGATCCCACCCTCCTGTGGCTCTCTTCCACCCCAAGAAAGGGCCCAACATCGCTGAGCCTGACAGGGTGAAATTCTTGGCTGCCAAGCAGGACAAGGATCTGAGGAACGCATCTCTGGCCATCTCGAACGTGAGTGTAGAAGACGAAGGCACCTATGAATGTCAGATTGCCACATTCCCCAGAGGCAGTAGGAGCGCCAATGTCTGGCTGAAGGTGCTTG CTCGACCTAGCAACACTGCAGAGGCCCTGGAGCCCTCTCCCACTTTGACGTTGCAGGATGTGGCTAAATGCATCTCTGCTGATGGTCACCCTCCTGGACGAATCATTTGGTCCTCGAATGTGAATGGAAGCCACCGTGAAATGCAGGAACCGGGATCCCAGCCGGGCACCACCACAGTTACCAGCTACTACTCTATGGTGCCTTCTCGCCAGGCAGATGGCAAGAACATCACCTGCAGCGTGGAGCATGAAAGCTCCCGGGAGCCCGACCAGCTGCCATTGACCCTTTCCCTACCCT ATCCACCTGAAGTGTCAATCTCTGGCTATAACGACAACTGGCATGTTGGCCTCACTAACTTGGTCCTGACCTGTGATGCTCTTAGCAAACCAGCACCCTACAGCTATGACTGGAACAC GACCATGGgcttccttcccacctccactAAGCGCCTGGGCAATCGGCTTCTAATCTCTACCTTGGATGATCTCAATAACACCGTCTTTGTGTGCAAAGCCACCAATGCCCTAGGGTCTGGGCAGAGCCAACAGTCCATCCTTGTTACAG AGACACCTAAGAATGTGCAGCAAAATTCAAGCTTAAGCCGAGGCTTCATCGCCTCCATCATTACTGTCCTCAGTAGTGTACTACTCGTCATAGTAGTATGCACTATAGTCTGTAAACGCAAGCATG GTTGTCCTCTGCAGTCCAGGCCCATAGAGAATAAC AACATCCAGTATTCATCTGTAAACGGCATCTCTATCCAGAACATGGAGACAAACAGAACTACGGAACTTGAAGACATAAACTGGAACCCTACTCATAAATGA